A region of bacterium DNA encodes the following proteins:
- a CDS encoding OmpA family protein, whose product MRKEVSGSLIALAIITFVAGSGCASKNYVLATVEESEARTTKTTDILQSQIERDQTKLAEHEEQMESISATAGDALERAIAAGKLAEGKFLFETILSDDKIRFGFDKTELAEEGVEALATFAADLKSQNEDVFIEIQGHTDSTGSDAYNLTLGEKRAETVRRYLSKEHGIALHRMSVISYGESSPIADNETREGRETNRRVGLVVLK is encoded by the coding sequence ATGAGGAAAGAGGTTTCAGGAAGCCTGATCGCACTGGCGATCATCACGTTCGTTGCCGGTTCCGGTTGTGCGTCGAAGAACTACGTTCTGGCGACAGTGGAAGAGTCCGAAGCTCGAACCACCAAGACCACCGACATTCTCCAATCTCAGATCGAGCGCGATCAGACCAAGCTGGCCGAGCACGAAGAGCAGATGGAGAGCATCTCGGCCACGGCCGGGGACGCTCTGGAGCGAGCGATCGCCGCGGGCAAACTGGCGGAAGGCAAGTTCCTTTTCGAGACGATCCTCTCGGACGACAAGATTCGGTTCGGTTTCGACAAGACCGAGCTGGCCGAGGAGGGCGTCGAGGCGCTGGCTACCTTCGCGGCGGACCTGAAGAGTCAGAATGAGGACGTCTTCATCGAGATCCAGGGTCATACGGACTCGACCGGCTCGGATGCCTATAACTTGACTCTGGGCGAGAAGCGGGCCGAGACGGTGCGCCGCTACTTGAGCAAAGAGCACGGTATCGCTCTCCATAGGATGTCGGTGATCTCGTACGGCGAGAGCTCCCCGATCGCCGATAACGAGACCCGCGAGGGTCGGGAGACCAACCGAAGGGTAGGTTTGGTCGTATTGAAGTAG
- a CDS encoding PQQ-like beta-propeller repeat protein, translating into MSSTRSRSALAFLILLAMALALPAADLEWPGFRGVNAAGVSSSTGLPTEFGPEKNLVWEVEVPFGRSSPAISKDRIYLTAVDGNDLVTLAVDRKSGKELWRWTVERVEKAEFHTATDSATPSPVTDGENVYAFFHEAGLVSYDANGKERWRVPLGPFRNFYGMAASPVLAGERLFVLCDQAEGSFLLAVDKNTGKELWRQERPARLEAYTTPILYPDADAPKALLVSGSRWVDAYDPATGEILWTKSGVASGPISTPVLMGDTLYVSGIDHAEDGWAPFGPLLEQHDKDGDGELSRKDVEGAWIANHFGWLNSDGKANITIEDWQRVEREMVNEHWGVYAIRVGDGSAETVWNYRKNVPYIPSPLVHDDVFYMIKDDIITSLDPKTGEVLKRGRLGESKSKVYASPIAADGKIYIGTLDGDVAVLRAGAEWSVLASNTLGDEIWASPAIADGHLYVRTKGKLYAFAAKAEPEAKEEQGSRQTSWEGTP; encoded by the coding sequence ATGTCGTCGACACGCTCGCGCTCCGCTCTTGCTTTCTTAATCCTGCTGGCGATGGCTCTCGCTCTTCCCGCCGCCGATCTGGAATGGCCCGGGTTTCGGGGCGTCAACGCCGCCGGGGTTTCGAGCTCAACCGGACTGCCCACCGAGTTCGGACCTGAGAAGAACCTGGTCTGGGAAGTGGAAGTTCCTTTCGGCCGGTCATCGCCCGCGATCTCGAAAGACCGGATCTATCTGACCGCGGTCGATGGCAACGATCTCGTGACGCTCGCGGTCGACCGCAAGTCGGGCAAGGAGCTCTGGCGCTGGACCGTCGAACGAGTCGAGAAGGCCGAGTTCCATACGGCGACGGATTCGGCGACGCCGAGCCCGGTCACCGATGGTGAGAATGTCTACGCGTTCTTCCATGAGGCCGGCCTGGTGTCCTACGACGCCAACGGCAAGGAGCGCTGGCGCGTGCCGTTGGGGCCGTTTCGCAATTTCTACGGCATGGCGGCTTCGCCGGTCCTCGCCGGCGAGCGGCTGTTCGTGCTCTGCGATCAGGCCGAGGGCTCGTTTCTGCTCGCGGTCGACAAGAACACCGGCAAAGAGCTCTGGCGTCAGGAGCGGCCGGCGCGGCTCGAGGCCTACACGACTCCGATTCTCTATCCCGACGCGGACGCTCCGAAGGCCCTGTTGGTGTCGGGATCGCGCTGGGTGGACGCCTACGACCCGGCGACCGGCGAGATTCTGTGGACGAAAAGCGGTGTCGCAAGCGGGCCGATCTCGACTCCGGTGCTGATGGGAGACACTCTCTACGTGAGCGGCATCGACCATGCGGAGGATGGCTGGGCGCCGTTCGGGCCGCTGCTCGAGCAGCACGACAAGGACGGCGACGGCGAGCTGTCCCGAAAGGATGTGGAGGGTGCTTGGATCGCCAACCACTTCGGCTGGCTCAACTCCGACGGCAAAGCGAATATCACGATCGAGGATTGGCAGCGGGTCGAGCGCGAGATGGTCAACGAGCACTGGGGCGTCTACGCGATCCGGGTTGGCGACGGCTCCGCCGAGACGGTTTGGAACTACCGCAAGAACGTGCCGTACATTCCATCGCCCCTGGTTCACGACGACGTCTTCTACATGATCAAGGACGACATCATCACCAGCCTCGACCCGAAGACCGGAGAGGTTCTCAAGCGAGGGCGGCTGGGTGAGTCGAAGTCGAAGGTCTACGCTTCGCCTATTGCGGCCGACGGCAAGATCTACATCGGTACGCTCGATGGCGACGTCGCGGTGCTCCGGGCGGGCGCCGAGTGGAGCGTGCTGGCGAGCAATACGCTCGGTGACGAGATCTGGGCGTCACCGGCGATTGCCGACGGACATCTTTATGTGAGAACCAAAGGCAAGCTGTATGCCTTCGCTGCGAAAGCCGAGCCGGAAGCGAAAGAGGAGCAGGGCTCGCGCCAAACCAGTTGGGAGGGGACACCTTGA
- the purE gene encoding 5-(carboxyamino)imidazole ribonucleotide mutase, translating to MSGEPLVAVIMGSRSDWDVMENASRTLDELGIAHEVRILSAHRTPEALIQFMNEAESAGVQVFIAAAGGAAHLAGVVAGHTTKPVLGVPMESKLDGLDSLLSTVQMPAGIPVGTLAIGKAGAVNAAILAAQILGLTNDEIAAAVAGNRRDRARAVLAEGDPRSA from the coding sequence ATGAGCGGCGAGCCCCTGGTTGCCGTGATCATGGGGTCGCGCTCGGACTGGGACGTGATGGAGAACGCGTCCAGGACCCTGGATGAACTGGGCATCGCTCACGAAGTTCGCATTCTCTCGGCGCATCGCACGCCCGAGGCCTTGATCCAGTTCATGAACGAAGCCGAGTCGGCGGGAGTTCAGGTATTCATCGCCGCCGCCGGCGGCGCCGCGCATCTAGCCGGGGTCGTCGCGGGGCACACCACCAAACCCGTGCTGGGCGTGCCGATGGAATCGAAGCTGGACGGCCTCGATTCACTGCTTTCGACCGTCCAGATGCCGGCGGGCATTCCGGTCGGGACTCTCGCGATCGGCAAAGCGGGCGCGGTCAACGCGGCGATCCTGGCCGCGCAGATCCTGGGTCTGACGAACGATGAGATCGCCGCCGCCGTGGCCGGCAACCGCCGGGACCGCGCGCGAGCCGTGCTGGCGGAGGGCGATCCGAGAAGCGCCTAG
- a CDS encoding sigma-54-dependent Fis family transcriptional regulator, whose protein sequence is MNTEALKLLVVDDEAAMREVLELRLSRAGFEVQVAENGVEARDLTEQFEPDIVLSDVVLPDTTGVHLLSHLREGDPDRPVILMTGYGTVDTAVEAMKHGAFDFLTKPLDYGQLEKTLDAAGRKIGRHQSARSLERQLEEDGGFRDFVGTSKKMREVYDVLRLLSDNQASALLTGESGTGKELAARTIHECGPRATEPFVAVNMAALPETLIERELFGHVRGAFTGAAKTQGGLFESANGGTIFLDEIAEMPLSLQPTLLRVLEESAVRKIGSSKTVPVDVRILAATNQDPETAIREQKLRQDLYFRLGVFNVELPPLRERREDLPLLAHAFVRQFNRKHDTKVEGVEGATLQRFQAYHWPGNVRELSNFMERAVILAKTGWIEPHHLPAFLRDSPNGGAAEHIAVPSNSTVAEAEKILILETLKRLDNNRSRTAKALGVTVRTIRNKLRQYREAGELDEGS, encoded by the coding sequence ATGAATACCGAAGCCCTCAAACTCCTGGTCGTGGACGACGAGGCCGCAATGCGCGAGGTCCTCGAGCTCCGACTGAGCCGGGCGGGTTTCGAGGTTCAGGTCGCCGAGAACGGCGTCGAAGCGCGCGATCTGACCGAGCAATTCGAGCCCGACATCGTGCTTTCGGACGTCGTCCTGCCCGACACGACCGGCGTCCACCTCCTCTCGCACCTGCGCGAAGGCGACCCCGACCGGCCGGTCATATTGATGACGGGCTATGGAACCGTCGACACGGCCGTCGAAGCCATGAAGCACGGAGCCTTCGACTTTCTGACCAAGCCGCTCGACTACGGCCAGCTCGAGAAGACCCTTGATGCCGCGGGTCGCAAGATCGGCCGGCACCAGAGCGCGCGCTCGCTCGAGCGCCAGCTCGAGGAAGACGGCGGGTTTCGGGACTTCGTCGGCACGTCCAAGAAGATGCGCGAGGTCTACGACGTCCTGCGTCTGCTGTCCGACAACCAAGCCTCGGCTCTCCTAACCGGCGAAAGCGGGACCGGCAAGGAGCTGGCCGCCCGCACCATTCACGAATGCGGTCCGCGAGCCACCGAGCCGTTCGTGGCGGTCAACATGGCGGCTCTGCCGGAGACCCTCATCGAACGCGAGCTCTTCGGCCACGTTCGCGGCGCATTCACCGGAGCGGCCAAAACCCAGGGGGGTCTCTTCGAGAGCGCGAATGGCGGTACAATCTTCCTGGACGAGATCGCGGAGATGCCGCTCTCTCTGCAGCCTACGCTGCTCCGCGTGCTCGAAGAGAGTGCCGTGCGAAAGATTGGATCGTCGAAGACAGTCCCGGTCGACGTGCGCATCCTCGCGGCGACCAACCAAGATCCCGAGACCGCTATTCGCGAACAGAAACTCCGGCAAGACCTCTACTTCCGACTTGGCGTCTTCAACGTCGAGCTGCCGCCGCTTCGGGAACGCCGAGAAGATCTTCCGCTTCTCGCCCACGCCTTCGTTCGCCAGTTCAACCGCAAGCACGACACGAAGGTCGAGGGCGTCGAAGGCGCTACCCTGCAGCGCTTTCAGGCCTACCACTGGCCGGGCAACGTTCGCGAGCTGAGCAACTTCATGGAACGCGCGGTGATCCTGGCCAAGACCGGCTGGATCGAGCCGCACCATCTGCCCGCTTTCCTACGAGATTCACCGAACGGCGGCGCGGCCGAGCACATCGCCGTACCCTCGAACTCGACGGTCGCCGAAGCCGAAAAGATTCTCATCCTCGAGACCCTGAAGCGACTCGACAACAACCGTTCCAGAACCGCGAAGGCTCTCGGTGTGACGGTTCGCACCATCCGCAACAAGCTTCGCCAGTACCGCGAGGCCGGAGAGCTCGATGAGGGTAGCTAG
- a CDS encoding HAMP domain-containing histidine kinase — protein sequence MRVASRLAVASSLWAAALIAVLLYNLTQVRGLAAGHRELADVDLRATTLALEQRRLLSQIDGFTRKLLVTRDPAYAERLDPLRGTFDDNLNEFAGLDLAAPLAVEVELMANRWRVLPLAELVETLLVEETSLNPLATTLDGERESRLMELFVEQSRALQDQTQTVFEATQENVREHAARSVADSERAVRVSWIVALIGLTLSLPFLWFTVRSIRRPLLRLQEGTRSVAGGKYTFKLGTEGTDEFAPVADSFNRMVERLGELDRAKRDFLSHVSHELKTPLAAMYETDSLLLEELPGRLTDKQRRLLELSLDNNRRLEVMISKLLDLAQLEEGALKYSTGNYELNGLLAEVVESYSALAWSRGVSLSVATVPPVEIACDRDRIVQVLANLTENAIRYAPSGSAVRIDVSTSPDKKALQRLPSKDFALVQIGDRGPGVPDDEKDKIFERFHQIRVEGRSSSGSVGLGLAIAREIVTDHGGAIWVSDRPGGGALFSLALPLAAELQAAKTG from the coding sequence ATGAGGGTAGCTAGCAGGCTGGCGGTGGCGTCGAGCCTGTGGGCCGCCGCTCTCATCGCCGTCCTGCTGTACAACCTCACCCAGGTTCGAGGACTGGCCGCGGGCCACCGTGAGCTGGCCGACGTCGACCTCCGGGCCACGACGCTCGCCCTCGAGCAGCGCCGGCTGCTGTCCCAGATCGACGGCTTCACCCGCAAGCTCCTGGTCACTCGAGACCCGGCCTATGCCGAGCGGCTCGATCCGTTGCGCGGCACCTTCGATGACAACCTCAACGAGTTCGCCGGTCTCGATCTAGCCGCCCCTCTGGCGGTCGAAGTCGAGCTGATGGCCAACCGCTGGCGCGTGCTGCCGCTCGCGGAGCTCGTCGAGACTCTCCTGGTAGAGGAAACCTCGCTCAACCCACTCGCCACCACCCTGGACGGTGAGCGCGAGAGCCGATTGATGGAACTCTTCGTCGAACAATCTCGCGCGCTGCAAGATCAGACACAGACGGTCTTCGAAGCCACCCAGGAGAACGTCCGCGAGCACGCGGCGCGATCGGTCGCGGACAGTGAACGCGCGGTGCGCGTCTCGTGGATCGTCGCGCTGATCGGCCTGACTCTGAGCCTGCCCTTTCTGTGGTTCACCGTTCGCTCGATCCGGCGCCCGCTCTTGCGGCTACAGGAAGGGACCCGCTCGGTCGCCGGCGGCAAGTACACCTTCAAGCTAGGTACGGAAGGCACCGACGAGTTCGCGCCCGTCGCCGACAGCTTCAACAGAATGGTGGAGCGCCTCGGCGAGCTCGACCGAGCCAAACGCGATTTTCTGTCTCACGTCTCGCACGAGCTCAAGACGCCGCTCGCAGCGATGTACGAGACCGACTCGCTGCTCCTCGAGGAGTTGCCCGGTCGGCTCACCGACAAACAGCGCCGTCTCCTCGAGCTGAGCCTCGACAACAACCGGCGTCTCGAGGTGATGATCTCCAAGCTTCTCGACCTGGCCCAACTCGAAGAAGGCGCTCTCAAATACTCGACCGGTAACTACGAGCTCAACGGGCTGCTCGCAGAGGTCGTCGAGAGCTACTCCGCCCTCGCCTGGTCTCGCGGGGTATCGCTCTCCGTCGCGACGGTTCCGCCGGTCGAAATCGCGTGCGACCGAGATCGCATCGTTCAAGTTCTTGCCAACCTCACGGAAAACGCCATTCGCTATGCCCCCTCGGGCTCGGCGGTCCGGATCGACGTCTCCACCTCGCCCGACAAGAAAGCGCTCCAGCGGTTGCCGTCGAAGGACTTCGCATTGGTTCAGATCGGAGACCGAGGTCCGGGTGTGCCCGACGATGAGAAAGACAAGATCTTCGAGAGGTTCCATCAGATTCGAGTGGAAGGTCGCAGCAGCTCGGGCAGCGTTGGGCTCGGACTGGCGATCGCCCGCGAGATCGTGACCGACCATGGCGGTGCGATATGGGTTTCGGATCGCCCCGGCGGCGGAGCGCTGTTTTCGCTCGCCCTTCCCTTGGCGGCAGAGCTCCAGGCGGCCAAGACCGGATAG
- a CDS encoding PilZ domain-containing protein gives MRPWEYYLACATNGGPVFDSWGAEVLIPPPREALEDTMADERRNNTRYDVEGIRGSFLFTTGARVLNLSLDGMSLETNNPLKIGHEYSLRLDEGKNQMPLKGTVVWCTLVKTTRDSKGDVQPVFRAGVHFADIMSGKANELRSFIHKNAVISLENRLFGRFRIEAARPADLSLEAEFTVRQISLSGMLVETEVAPPIDTECQLYVEVSGVKFEATARIVRVERQDIQDDSIDKPVFLAIEFIELSEDSMLTLESFIGTALH, from the coding sequence ATGCGTCCTTGGGAATACTACCTGGCCTGTGCTACAAATGGTGGTCCGGTCTTCGATTCCTGGGGAGCCGAAGTGCTGATACCGCCGCCTCGCGAAGCGCTTGAAGACACTATGGCCGACGAACGCAGGAACAACACGCGATACGACGTCGAGGGAATCAGGGGCAGTTTTCTCTTCACCACCGGCGCTCGAGTGCTCAACCTGAGCCTCGACGGCATGTCGCTCGAGACCAACAACCCGCTCAAGATCGGCCACGAGTACTCGCTCAGACTCGACGAGGGAAAAAACCAGATGCCGCTCAAGGGCACGGTAGTCTGGTGCACTCTGGTCAAGACCACTCGGGACTCGAAGGGCGACGTCCAGCCGGTCTTTCGAGCCGGGGTACACTTTGCCGACATCATGAGCGGCAAGGCCAATGAGCTGCGCTCGTTCATCCACAAGAACGCGGTCATCAGCCTCGAGAACCGGCTGTTCGGCCGCTTCCGGATCGAGGCCGCGCGACCGGCGGATCTGAGCCTCGAAGCCGAGTTCACGGTCCGACAGATCAGCCTTTCGGGAATGCTCGTCGAAACCGAAGTCGCTCCGCCGATCGACACGGAATGCCAGCTCTACGTAGAGGTCAGCGGCGTGAAGTTCGAGGCCACGGCCCGCATCGTGCGCGTCGAGCGGCAGGATATCCAGGATGATTCCATCGACAAGCCGGTGTTTCTGGCTATCGAGTTCATCGAGCTGAGTGAAGACTCCATGCTGACGCTCGAGTCGTTCATCGGAACCGCGCTGCACTAA
- a CDS encoding polymer-forming cytoskeletal protein: protein MFTKTRGDEPHQTNAPAPNVPNVGPKPKRSADGRPASLGPSISVSGNLSGNEDLIIEGAVEGEVVVKDHMVTISETGKVKADVYGRSICVEGQVDGNLVGDEQVVIRQSGRVRGNVTAPRVNLENGAKFKGSIDMQPTESAPAKPDGAKKPNAGTKEERRPSAAKISTGATAVGETV from the coding sequence GTGTTCACTAAGACTCGAGGTGATGAGCCTCATCAGACGAATGCGCCCGCACCCAATGTGCCTAACGTCGGCCCGAAGCCGAAACGATCCGCCGATGGCCGGCCGGCCAGTCTCGGCCCGTCGATCTCGGTCTCGGGCAACCTCTCAGGCAATGAAGACCTGATCATCGAGGGGGCCGTCGAAGGCGAGGTCGTGGTCAAGGATCACATGGTGACCATCAGCGAGACCGGGAAGGTCAAGGCCGACGTCTATGGCCGGAGTATCTGCGTCGAGGGGCAGGTGGACGGCAATCTCGTGGGAGACGAGCAGGTCGTCATTCGACAGTCGGGAAGGGTGAGGGGGAACGTCACCGCACCGAGAGTGAATCTGGAGAACGGAGCAAAATTCAAGGGCAGCATCGACATGCAGCCCACCGAGTCCGCGCCAGCCAAGCCCGATGGCGCCAAGAAGCCGAACGCGGGGACCAAGGAAGAACGCCGCCCGAGTGCGGCGAAGATCTCGACGGGCGCAACAGCGGTAGGGGAAACCGTATGA
- a CDS encoding choice-of-anchor B family protein yields the protein MRIQERLSAVVLVMALLPVAPREAEACHLPDHLRKQEASLTKAQLALLAHGGSKRQQIAYEMEQLSSCSNGRADIFLCENIDLLAHFPLSEIGGGTGNDIWGWAEPQTGREYALVGRSNGTAFIDMTDPENPVFVGNLPTADNTSAWRDIKVYRNHAFVVADFAGEHGMQVFDLGQLRNARNLPVQFQESGHYFGFNRAHNLVINEDTGFAYAVGSETCSGGGLHMIDISDPLEPVFAGCFGDDGYTHDAQCVVYHGPDADHRGREICFASNEDTVTVVDVSDKDAPKMLSRTGYDDSGYTHQGWLTEDHAYFIHDDELDEQRFGHNTKTYVWDMSDLDDVKLAGAHFGGGRSIDHNQYVRGEYTYQANYRRGLRILELKNPAKGKLKEVAFFDTFPEADGDEFDGAWSVYPYLQSGAVVVSDINRGLFVLRPRLKSRIFADGFESGDLASWSKSKGDAVSVTTPGLDGSSHALSVSVANGARSFVGSDHPARERTLLVRFLLNPNKVDLGSNSVEILRLVAGKNRAVAQLLLEPAGSRYRLSLFGLAGDKDPVLIGSTRIARGKATEVGLEWRAATAAGERDGRVVLRKKKKQRRVAGAEDLDTGDLVIDAVRLGLPDGAPAGLSGGFLVDAYESSTP from the coding sequence ATGAGAATTCAAGAGAGACTTTCCGCCGTCGTCCTGGTCATGGCGTTGCTTCCGGTGGCTCCACGCGAAGCCGAAGCCTGCCACCTGCCCGATCATCTGCGCAAGCAGGAGGCGTCGCTCACCAAGGCGCAGCTCGCCCTGCTCGCTCACGGCGGCTCGAAGCGCCAGCAGATCGCCTACGAAATGGAGCAACTGTCCTCCTGTAGCAACGGTCGGGCCGACATTTTCCTCTGCGAGAACATCGACCTGCTGGCGCATTTCCCGCTTTCCGAGATCGGGGGCGGCACCGGCAACGACATCTGGGGCTGGGCCGAGCCGCAGACCGGACGCGAGTACGCCCTGGTCGGACGCTCCAACGGCACGGCGTTCATCGACATGACCGACCCCGAGAATCCCGTCTTCGTCGGCAACCTGCCCACGGCTGATAACACCTCGGCATGGCGCGACATCAAGGTCTACCGGAACCACGCCTTCGTCGTTGCGGACTTCGCGGGCGAGCACGGCATGCAGGTCTTCGACCTCGGGCAGCTTCGCAACGCGCGGAACCTGCCCGTCCAGTTCCAGGAATCGGGCCACTACTTCGGCTTCAATCGAGCCCACAACCTGGTGATCAACGAGGATACCGGGTTCGCCTATGCCGTAGGTTCGGAGACCTGCTCCGGGGGCGGACTCCACATGATCGACATCAGCGATCCGCTCGAGCCGGTCTTCGCGGGCTGTTTCGGTGACGACGGCTATACCCACGACGCCCAGTGCGTCGTCTATCACGGCCCCGACGCCGACCATCGCGGCCGGGAGATCTGCTTCGCGTCCAACGAAGACACCGTGACCGTTGTCGACGTCAGCGACAAGGACGCGCCCAAGATGCTCTCGCGCACCGGCTACGACGACTCCGGCTATACCCACCAGGGCTGGCTCACCGAAGATCACGCCTATTTCATCCATGACGACGAGCTCGACGAGCAGCGATTCGGCCACAATACCAAGACCTACGTTTGGGACATGTCCGACCTGGACGACGTCAAACTGGCCGGAGCTCACTTCGGCGGCGGCCGATCGATCGATCACAACCAGTACGTGCGGGGCGAGTACACCTACCAGGCCAACTACCGGCGAGGCCTCCGCATTCTCGAGCTCAAGAACCCGGCCAAGGGCAAGCTCAAAGAGGTGGCCTTCTTCGATACCTTCCCCGAGGCGGACGGTGACGAGTTCGACGGTGCCTGGAGCGTCTACCCATACCTGCAGAGCGGCGCGGTCGTCGTTTCAGACATCAACCGAGGGCTCTTCGTCCTGCGACCGCGTCTCAAGAGCCGCATCTTCGCTGACGGCTTCGAGTCCGGCGACCTCGCCAGCTGGTCGAAGAGCAAGGGCGACGCCGTGTCGGTCACCACACCGGGCCTGGACGGCTCGAGCCACGCCTTGAGCGTGAGCGTCGCGAACGGCGCGCGGTCCTTCGTGGGTTCCGACCACCCCGCCCGCGAACGAACCCTACTCGTGAGGTTCTTGCTCAATCCCAACAAGGTAGACCTGGGCTCCAACTCGGTCGAGATCCTGCGCCTGGTTGCCGGCAAGAACCGGGCCGTGGCACAGTTGCTTCTCGAGCCTGCCGGGTCGCGGTACCGGCTGAGTCTGTTCGGCCTCGCCGGCGACAAGGACCCGGTGCTGATCGGCTCGACCCGAATCGCACGCGGCAAGGCTACCGAAGTCGGTCTCGAGTGGCGGGCTGCGACGGCAGCCGGCGAGCGCGATGGCCGGGTCGTCCTGCGCAAGAAGAAAAAGCAGCGCCGGGTGGCTGGAGCCGAGGATCTCGACACCGGCGATCTGGTGATCGACGCCGTGCGGCTCGGGCTTCCCGACGGCGCACCGGCGGGGCTCTCGGGCGGCTTCCTGGTCGACGCCTACGAATCCTCGACGCCCTGA
- the yjjX gene encoding non-canonical purine NTP phosphatase, whose translation MDGVLRVIVASGNPVKIAAVEAAFGLMVPAEVADVNGASVDSGVPDQPLSDLETLRGAEKRAEGAEALRPEADYWVGIEGGIEDSERGMKAFAWVVVRSSFGTGRARSGTFFLPDEVARLVREGKELGEADDIVFGRTDSKQEEGAVGLLTQGVVDRRALYEHAVVLALAPLKHPLLYG comes from the coding sequence ATGGATGGGGTTCTGAGAGTCATCGTCGCGTCGGGTAACCCGGTCAAGATCGCCGCGGTCGAGGCGGCATTCGGGCTCATGGTTCCGGCCGAGGTGGCTGACGTCAACGGCGCCAGCGTCGACTCCGGAGTGCCGGACCAGCCGCTTTCGGACCTCGAGACTCTGCGCGGGGCCGAGAAGCGCGCCGAAGGAGCGGAAGCGCTTCGACCCGAGGCCGACTACTGGGTAGGGATCGAGGGCGGCATCGAGGACTCCGAGCGCGGGATGAAGGCCTTCGCCTGGGTCGTCGTACGCTCGAGCTTCGGCACCGGACGGGCCCGTTCCGGGACGTTCTTTCTGCCCGACGAGGTCGCTCGTCTGGTTCGGGAAGGCAAAGAGCTCGGCGAGGCAGATGACATCGTCTTCGGACGCACCGACTCCAAGCAGGAGGAGGGAGCGGTCGGTCTCCTGACCCAAGGGGTTGTCGATCGACGAGCCCTTTACGAACACGCGGTGGTGCTGGCCCTGGCGCCGCTGAAGCACCCTCTACTGTACGGCTGA
- the lpxD gene encoding UDP-3-O-(3-hydroxymyristoyl)glucosamine N-acyltransferase, with product MARLDMTLGELRELLGEGELAGDAEFLCRELRGLDDAGPEDLSFVKGRKQVAAALASKAGALLVPEKIDGITAHQLVLGEPFVALTRVLARIASEKRAREPGVDATAVVHGSAQVGERVYVGPGAVIDKEAVVGDDAAIHANAFVGPRCVVGQGCVIHPTVVLREDVTLGSRVTVRSGSVLGSEGYGFLPTEGTPVPIPQVGGVEVGDDVEIGALATIDSATFGRTTIGEGSKIGDMVHVGHNCKIGKNVMLLPLTAISGSVKIGDGVIFAGRSGAADNLEIGAGARIGATAVVFKDVPEGVELWGSPARGKVEAMRIESLLGRLPELFRRVKELSDRGD from the coding sequence ATGGCGAGACTGGACATGACCCTCGGAGAGCTGCGCGAGCTGCTGGGAGAAGGTGAGCTCGCGGGCGATGCCGAGTTCCTTTGCCGCGAGCTCCGCGGTCTCGATGACGCCGGGCCGGAGGATCTCTCGTTCGTCAAGGGGCGCAAGCAAGTAGCCGCGGCGCTTGCGTCGAAGGCGGGAGCGCTGCTGGTGCCCGAGAAGATCGATGGCATTACGGCTCATCAGCTAGTCTTGGGAGAGCCGTTTGTCGCATTGACCCGGGTTCTGGCGCGGATCGCATCGGAGAAGCGAGCTCGGGAGCCCGGAGTGGACGCGACCGCCGTGGTTCACGGCAGCGCGCAAGTCGGAGAACGTGTCTATGTCGGTCCGGGTGCCGTCATCGACAAGGAGGCCGTCGTCGGCGACGACGCCGCGATTCACGCCAACGCTTTCGTCGGGCCGCGTTGCGTTGTCGGCCAAGGCTGCGTCATCCACCCGACGGTCGTCCTGCGCGAGGACGTGACGCTCGGCTCTCGAGTGACTGTGCGCTCCGGCTCGGTCCTGGGCTCGGAAGGTTACGGTTTTCTGCCCACCGAGGGGACGCCGGTGCCGATTCCCCAGGTCGGAGGAGTCGAAGTCGGTGATGACGTCGAGATCGGCGCACTGGCTACGATCGACAGCGCCACCTTCGGGCGAACCACGATCGGCGAAGGAAGCAAGATCGGCGACATGGTCCACGTCGGGCACAACTGCAAGATCGGCAAGAACGTGATGCTTCTACCACTCACCGCGATCTCGGGCTCGGTCAAGATCGGGGACGGCGTCATCTTCGCGGGCCGGTCCGGTGCAGCCGATAACCTCGAGATCGGAGCGGGAGCCAGGATCGGAGCCACGGCGGTCGTGTTCAAGGATGTGCCCGAGGGCGTCGAGCTCTGGGGATCTCCGGCGCGCGGCAAAGTCGAGGCGATGCGTATCGAATCGCTGCTGGGGAGATTGCCGGAGCTATTCCGGCGGGTAAAGGAGCTCTCCGATCGGGGAGATTGA